A stretch of the Actinoalloteichus fjordicus genome encodes the following:
- a CDS encoding WXG100 family type VII secretion target: protein MSYAPAEAIVLAEPSAGDSAIKDKVEGASLQVQAVDWIWQQVTGQGLVEMVITPLLGDFGKMKNNGEAWKNAADALQVTRNNLNTGLDTLLQTWKGPAADSFNAKIGQNWTLSIEADAQMANLAGLAFDQCAKTSEKMCDEALKLVEKLVNKLIEAIALAPIPVVGWAKAVKTVYDAVTIVNSILNIISAITSMVESTITVINGLIGLGSAVMQVGDVNDINSALNVANQTGDSVAQVAEGTQGFNSAQENLQTEVGGNTRADGTVDNEGNLNRAADSFEQNYGAYQQERQNASS from the coding sequence ATGAGTTACGCACCGGCGGAGGCGATCGTGCTCGCCGAGCCATCGGCAGGCGATTCGGCCATCAAGGACAAGGTCGAGGGCGCGAGTCTCCAGGTTCAGGCCGTTGACTGGATCTGGCAGCAGGTCACCGGTCAAGGCCTCGTGGAGATGGTCATCACGCCGCTGCTCGGTGACTTCGGCAAGATGAAGAACAACGGCGAGGCGTGGAAGAACGCGGCCGACGCGCTGCAGGTCACCAGGAACAACCTCAACACCGGTCTCGACACGCTGTTGCAGACGTGGAAGGGCCCTGCCGCCGACTCGTTCAATGCCAAGATCGGGCAGAACTGGACCCTGAGCATCGAGGCAGACGCTCAGATGGCGAACCTCGCGGGCCTGGCTTTCGACCAGTGCGCGAAGACGTCGGAGAAGATGTGCGACGAGGCCCTCAAGCTCGTCGAGAAGCTGGTGAACAAGCTCATCGAGGCCATCGCGCTCGCCCCGATCCCCGTGGTGGGCTGGGCCAAGGCCGTGAAGACGGTCTACGACGCGGTCACCATCGTCAACTCGATCCTCAACATCATCTCGGCGATTACCTCCATGGTGGAGAGCACGATCACCGTGATCAACGGGCTGATCGGACTCGGCTCGGCCGTGATGCAGGTCGGTGATGTCAACGACATCAACAGCGCCCTCAATGTCGCGAACCAGACCGGTGACAGCGTGGCGCAGGTGGCCGAGGGCACCCAGGGCTTCAACTCGGCGCAGGAGAACCTCCAGACCGAGGTCGGTGGCAACACCCGAGCCGACGGTACGGTCGACAATGAGGGCAATCTCAATCGTGCGGCCGACAGTTTCGAGCAGAATTACGGGGCCTACCAGCAAGAACGTCAGAACGCGAGTTCCTGA